Proteins from a genomic interval of Rosa chinensis cultivar Old Blush chromosome 2, RchiOBHm-V2, whole genome shotgun sequence:
- the LOC112190119 gene encoding glutamyl-tRNA(Gln) amidotransferase subunit A, chloroplastic/mitochondrial translates to MLSTLQPPRSLSHFRTKPLLLRRHTSLKPLSSLSSQPVTHSTLTDQSQSQILSTRDSLLSRQITAAELAESFLARLRRTEPHLRSFLHVSDAVLTQARDLDDKLRRNEEVGPLAGVLVAVKDNICTAEMPSTAGSRVLEGYTPPYDATAVRKIKELGGIVVGKTNLDEFGMGSTTEGSAFQVTANPWDTTRVPGGSSGGSAAAVSARQSMVSLGSDTGGSVRQPASFCGVVGLKPTYGRVSRFGLMAYASSLDVIGCFGTSVADAGILLHAISGHDRLDATSSKREVPDLASQFVSISLLQSKPLKGLKIGLIRETLDDGVDIGVTSAIRTAALHLEELGCSVTEVSLPSFSLGLPAYYVIASSESSSNLSRYDGLRYGNQVAADELNSQYMDSRAKGFGSEVKRRILTGTYALSAGYYDAYYKRAQQVRTIIRKSFKAALDEHDILISPAAPSAAYKIGEKKNDPLAMYAGDIMTVNVNLAGLPALVLPCGYAEGGSAGLPVGLQMIGAAFDEEKLLGVGHIFEQTLQNCRFVPPLIADEDKPC, encoded by the exons ATGCTATCCACACTCCAACCTCCGCGCTCACTCTCTCACTTCCGCACTAAAcccctcctcctccgccgccacACCTCCCTTAAACCCCTCTCCTCCTTATCCTCACAGCCCGTCACCCACTCCACCCTCACAgaccaatcccaatcccaaatCCTCTCCACCCGCGACTCCCTCCTCTCGCGCCAAATCACCGCCGCCGAGCTCGCCGAGTCCTTCCTCGCCCGCCTCCGCCGCACCGAGCCCCACCTCCGCTCCTTCCTCCACGTCTCCGACGCCGTCCTCACCCAGGCCCGCGACCTCGACGACAAGCTTCGCCGGAATGAGGAGGTGGGACCCTTGGCCGGGGTCCTTGTGGCGGTGAAGGATAACATATGTACGGCGGAGATGCCGTCCACGGCGGGGTCCAGGGTTTTGGAGGGCTATACGCCGCCGTATGATGCCACCGCCGTCAGGAAGATCAAGGAGTTGGGTGGGATTGTGGTGGGCAAGACCAATTTGGATGAGTTTGGGATGGGTAGCACCACCGAAGGCTCCGCCTTTCAG GTGACTGCAAACCCATGGGACACGACACGGGTGCCAGGAGGGTCATCAGGAGGCTCAGCTGCAGCTGTATCTGCTAGGCAGAGTATGGTATCGTTGGGAAGTGATACTGGTGGAAGTGTGAGGCAGCCAGCATCGTTTTGTGGTGTTGTTGGGTTGAAGCCCACGTATGGGCGCGTATCGAGGTTTGGACTTATGGCATATGCGTCATCTCTTGATGTTATTGGCTGCTTTGGAACATCTGTTGCTGATGCTGGGAttcttcttcatgcaatttCTGGTCATGATAGACTTGATGCTACCAGCAGCAAGCGT GAGGTTCCTGACCTTGCATCTCAATTTGTTTCCATTAGTTTGCTACAGTCTAAACCTCTGAAAGGACTAAAAATTGGTCTGATCCGTGAAACTCTCGATGATGGTGTTGATATTGGAGTAACTTCTGCAATTCGTACTGCTGCACTGCATCTTGAAGAATTAGGATGCTCCGTAACAGAG GTCTCATTACCATCTTTCTCACTTGGATTGCCAGCCTACTATGTCATTGCTTCATCCGAGTCATCTTCGAACTTATCGCGTTATGATGGTCTCAG GTATGGAAACCAAGTTGCTGCTGATGAGCTGAACTCGCAATACATGGACTCCCGCGCCAAGGGATTTGGTTCTGAG GTCAAAAGGAGAATTCTGACCGGAACATATGCCCTTTCAGCTGGTTATTATGATGCATATTATAAACGCGCCCAGCAG GTGAGGACGATAATTCGGAAAAGCTTCAAGGCGGCACTGGACGAACATGACATATTAATCTCACCTGCTGCTCCATCTGCTGCGTATAAGATTG gtgaaaagaaaaatgatccGTTAGCAATGTATGCGGGCGACATAATGACG GTTAATGTTAACTTGGCAGGTCTACCTGCATTGGTTCTGCCATGTGGATATGCCGAAGGGGGGTCAGCAGGCCTTCCAGTTGGTCTTCAAATGATTGGTGCAGCATTCGATGAG GAAAAGTTGCTTGGAGTGGGTCACATCTTTGAGCAGACCCTtcaaaattgcagatttgtaCCTCCATTGATAGCAGATGAGGATAAACCATGCTAG
- the LOC112189257 gene encoding elongin-A, giving the protein MDEEFFRENGKGIAAPSLVDLCVHVAIDNIRYLGDVGETDFDFLEQILPHCTKDQLMHIEKSTKGRDLSPVTDKLWKKLYEKEFGIERTNLVIERMRKKKVNFRWLQLYQAKLREVDEAENEAADRLKNSYKKEDARKQSRQVRICEKVPPSSNKRGWGGGRNYNVSNTKSNLLKKAKLDYLKSPEVRNAAVMKRTAFQRSAPPMKKSNGFSGNQLGASSNQSKPIERTFKPKKMPF; this is encoded by the exons ATGGATGAGGAATTTTTTAGAGAGAATGGGAAGGGAATAGCAGCTCCATCTTTGGTTGATCTGTGCGTTCATGTGGCGATAGATAATATAAGGTACCTTGGGGATGTTGGCGAAACGGATTTCGATTTTCTTGAGCAAATCTTGCCACATTGTACAAAAGATCAGTTGATGCATATCGAGAAGAGTACGAAA GGCAGGGATTTGAGTCCAGTAACTGATAAGTTGTGGAAGAAATTGTATGAGAAGGAGTTTGGTATTGAGAGGACTAATCTCGTGATTGAAAGGATGAGGAAAAAGAAAGTCAATTTCAGATGGTTGCAATTGTATCAG GCCAAATTGAGGGAAGTGGATGAGGCTGAAAATGAAGCTGCTGACCGGTTAAAGAATTCATATAAAAAAGAAGATGCAC GGAAGCAAAGTCGCCAAGTTCGTATCTGTGAAAAGGTTCCACCATCAAGCAATAAAAGAGGTTGGGGTGGAGGAC GCAACTACAATGTTTCCAACACAAAGAGCAACTTGCTGAAGAAAGCAAAATTAGACTATCTTAAAAG TCCTGAGGTGAGAAATGCTGCTGTTATGAAGAGAACTGCGTTCCAGAGGAG TGCCCCTCCCATGAAGAAGTCAAATGGGTTTTCTGGGAACCAACTGGGTGCCTCTTCTAATCAGAGCAAGCCCATTGAGAGGACATTCAAGCCAAAGAAGATGCCGTTCTAA